Proteins from one Agelaius phoeniceus isolate bAgePho1 chromosome 10, bAgePho1.hap1, whole genome shotgun sequence genomic window:
- the GPR17 gene encoding uracil nucleotide/cysteinyl leukotriene receptor has product MNRPAASSLLFNCSNQSNFSLETSEQCGKETHLENMIFATFYFLDFILAFAGNALALWLFIRDQKSGTPANVFLMHLAVADLFFVLVLPTRLVYHFSGNHWPFGEIPCRLTGFLFYLNMYASIYFLMCISVDRFLAIVHPVKSIKLRRSRYAHVTCVFLWVIVGVAMAPLLLSVQTVQMKNTTVCLQLYREKASRHALVSLAVAFTLPFVTTVTCYLLIIQSLKSGNRVEKHLKEKAVKMIIMVLMIFLICFVPYHVNRFIYILHYNGSRASCETQRLLALSNRVTSCLTSLNGAFDPIMYFFVAEKFREALCNLFCIKKTIMLPQTYEGKTNESSLSAKSEL; this is encoded by the coding sequence ATGAACAGGCCTGCAGCTTCAAGCCTGCTCTTCAACTGCTCAAATCAATCAAATTTCAGTTTGGAAACATCAGAGCAATGTGGCAAAGAAACACACCTTGAGAACATGATTTTTGCCACATTCTACTTTCTGGACTTCATCCTGGCTTTTGCTGGCAATGCCCTGGCTCTTTGGCTTTTCATCCGGGACCAGAAGTCAGGCACGCCTGCCAACGTTTTCCTGATGCATCTTGCTGTGGCTGACCTGTTCTTTGTGCTGGTACTCCCCACGCGGCTGGTGTACCATTTTTCTGGTAACCATTGGCCATTTGGTGAGATCCCATGCAGACTCACTGGTTTCCTTTTTTACCTCAACATGTATGCCAGTATTTACTTCCTGATGTGCATCAGCGTTGACCGTTTCCTGGCCATCGTGCACCCAGTGAAGTCCATCAAGCTCCGCAGGTCCCGCTACGCCCACGTGACGTGTGTCTTTCTGTGGGTCATCGTTGGGGTGGCAATGGCACCTCTGCTGCTCAGTGTGCAGACTGTCCAGATGAAAAACACAACTGTCTGCCTGCAGCTCTACAGAGAAAAGGCCTCACGCCACGCCCTCGTGTCCTTAGCCGTGGCATTCACCCTCCCCTTCGTGACTACTGTGACTTGCTACTTACTCATCATCCAGAGCCTGAAGAGTGGCAACAGAGTTGAGAAACACCTGAAGGAAAAAGCTGTCAAAATGATCATCATGGTCCTGATGATCTTTCTAATTTGCTTTGTACCTTACCACGTCAATCGCTTCATTTACATTCTCCACTACAACGGGAGCAGAGCTTCCTGTGAAACGCAGCGTCTGCTGGCCCTCAGCAACCGCGTCACCTCCTGCCTCACCAGCCTCAACGGGGCCTTCGACCCCATCATGTACTTTTTTGTGGCTGAGAAATTCCGTGAGGCTTTGTGCAATCTGTTTTGTATTAAAAAGACCATAATGTTGCCTCAAACATATGAGGGTAAGACAAATGAAAGCTCACTAAGTGCTAAATCTGAACTGTGA